GTTGGTGGTGACCTGCCGCAGGCCTTTAATGTGGCAGAAGAGATCGAGCTGGTCGCGCGGATCTACTATCAGGCCTGCTCCATTGGTGAGCCGGTTTTGGTCGCGGATGACGAGATGGCGCGGGTGGTGGACAAGTTTCGCACCTATGGTCAACAGGATGGGGCTAAAAAATAAGAGAAACAACATCTCTTTGTCGTGAAATGAAAACGCCCGGTTTCAATACCGGGCGTTTTTTGTCTGTTTTAATTTAGGGCGTTGCCTTGTGGCAAAACAGGCAACGGTTGGGGTCGGGATGATTCGGCGGAAATTCCATGCCCGGTTGACCGTGGCAATCCTTGCAGAATTTTTCAGCTGCCTTTTTGCCGTCCTGTTTGACAATCTGGTGAAATTCCTTATGGGTATCGTCCATCGGCAGATGTGGGGTTGTTTCGTCGGGGGCGGCCCATAAAACAGCCACAACAAGAACCCCGAGAACAATCATGATGATATCTCGTTTACTCACTGACGCAGTTCCTTCCGGAGGTAGATAAATTCCAGACGTTCGGTGTTTCACTCTGGTGGATGTGGATTGTTAACTGTGGTACGCGC
This is a stretch of genomic DNA from uncultured Desulfuromonas sp.. It encodes these proteins:
- a CDS encoding cytochrome c; this translates as MSKRDIIMIVLGVLVVAVLWAAPDETTPHLPMDDTHKEFHQIVKQDGKKAAEKFCKDCHGQPGMEFPPNHPDPNRCLFCHKATP